The segment GATTCAATCCCACCGGCTCCTTCAAGGATCGGGGAATGGTGATGGCCATCGCCAAGGCGGCGGAAGCCGGGAGCCAAGCGGTGATCTGTGCCTCCACCGGAAACACGTCGGCTTCGGCGGCAGCCTACGCTGCCCGTATGGGGCTTCGTTGCATTGTGGTCATCCCTGACGGTTACGTCGCTCTGGGGAAGCTGTCCCAGGCAGTGATGTACGGGGCGGAAGTGCTGGCAGTGCAGGGCAACTTCGATCAGGCGCTGGAGATCGTCCGGGAGATTGCCGCTGACGATTCCGTCACCCTGGTCAATTCGGTCAATCCGCACCGGATTGAGGGACAGAAGACGGGAGCATTTGAGATTTGTGACCAATGGGGCGAGGCTCCCGATGTATTGGCGATTCCTGTGGGCAACGCAGGCAATATCACCGCCTACTGGAAAGGGTTCCGGGAATACCGGGAGGCGGGCCGCAGCGGAAAATTGCCGCGCATGTGCGGGTTTGAGGCGGAAGGGGCGGCAGCCATCGTGCGGGGAGAACGGGTGGAACAGCCGGAGACGGTGGCCACTGCGATCCGGATCGGCAACCCGGCCAGCTGGAAGACGGCAGTGGCGGCGGCCGATGAGTCCGGCGGCCAAATCGACAGTGTCACCGATGGGGAGATCCTGGAGGCTTACCGGGAGCTGGCCCAAAAGGAAGGAGTTTTTGCCGAACCGGCCTCGGCGGCATCCTTGGCAGGGGTGAAAAAACTGCGCCGGTCGGGGAAGATTCCCGAGGGTGCCCGGGTGGCTTGCATTTTGACGGGGAACGGCCTCAAAGACCCGACAACGGCGATGGAGGCGGTTGCGGTGAAACCCCGGGTGCTGCCCTGTGACCGGGAAGCGGTGATGGAAGCGGTGACGGGAAGGGGGGGTTAAAAATGGATCCGTTTCAACCCTTTGAAGTGAGGGTGCCTGGCAGCAGTGCCAACCTGGGCTCCGGTTTTGATTCCATCGGGATGGCGGTGAACCGTTTTCTCCACCTCCGTTTTTCTCCGGCGGAAGAGTTGACTGTCACGGCTGAAACCGAGTCACTCCGGGAGGTTATGGGGAAGGGGGACAATCTGATCGTCCAAGTGATGCGGGAGGTATTCCAGTCAGTGGGTCAACCGTTCCCCCCCTTCCGGATGGAAGTGGAGACCGGGATTCCCTTGATGCGGGGGTTGGGAAGCAGTGCCGCCGCCATTGTGGGCGGGTTGATGGCGGCCAATCACCTGCTGGGCAATCCTTTCACTTCTCAGGAGCTGTTTCGGCAGGCGGTCCGCCGGGAAGGACACCCCGACAATGTGGGGCCGTCGCTGTTCGGCGGCGTGGTGATCGCATCATGGGATGGGGAGGAAGTCCATGCCCTCCAGGGGCCGCTGCCTCCCTTCAGCTTGGTTGCAGCCATTCCGAAGGTGCCCTTGGCCACTTCCCGCTCCCGGGAAGCTTTGCCCGCCCGACTGGATTTTGCTGAGGCGGTTCTGGCCAGCAGCCGGGCCAATCTGCTGACCGCGGCTCTCTTCGCCGGAGACTGGGATGCCTTCGGGATCGGTTTGAGGGACCGGTTCCATCAACCTTATCGGAGTTCTCTGGTTCCGGGGCTGGACCGGGTGTTGCAGGGGGCGGTCCGTCACGGTGCCCTGGGTGCGGCTCTGAGCGGGGCGGGTCCCACGATGGTCGCCTTCACCTTTGATCCTGAGCCGGTACGTCAGTTTGTGGCGGAAGTCTTCCGGGGGGAGGGGATTCCGGTTCAGGTATTGACCCTGCACCCAGAGGCTGAAGGGGCTGCCGTCCGGTTGACAGAGGGGATGGGATCATAGTAGAGTGTTGGGAAACATCAAAGGAGAGAGCCCATGAGACATCCGGTGGCCTATCTCGGGCCGCGGGGCACTTTCACCCATGAAGCGGCCCGGGCATTGTTCCCAGAGACGGACTACCAACATACGCCTTGCGACTCCATCCCGGATGTGTTGCTCGCCGTGGACCGGGGGGAGTTTGCCCACGGGGTGGTGCCTGTGGAGAATGCCATTGAGGGATCAGTCAATCTGACGCTGGATTGGCTGGTGCATCATGTGGACGTGACCCTGACCGCTGAACTGATCCATCCCATCAACCAGAATCTGATGACCCATCCGGATCATGCCCATTGGCCATTGTCCCGATTTACGCGGGTGTTGTCCCATCCCCAGGCGGTGGCTCAGTGTCGATCCCATCTGCGGGAGGCTTTGCCTGGAGCAGCTGTCAGCTATGTGGACAGCACCGCAGAGGCCGCCCGGCGGGTGGCCGGCCATCCGGAGGAAGCATGGGTGGCCATCGGACCCCAAAGCTCCGGCCGGCTGTATGGCTTGAGGATTTTGGAGTCGGGGATTCAGGATTATCCCAACAATTTCACCCGGTTTATCTCCGTGGGCCGGCCTTGGACGCACCCGACGGCGGCCGCTGTCGGGTGGAAGACGACTCTCC is part of the Kroppenstedtia eburnea genome and harbors:
- the pheA gene encoding prephenate dehydratase gives rise to the protein MRHPVAYLGPRGTFTHEAARALFPETDYQHTPCDSIPDVLLAVDRGEFAHGVVPVENAIEGSVNLTLDWLVHHVDVTLTAELIHPINQNLMTHPDHAHWPLSRFTRVLSHPQAVAQCRSHLREALPGAAVSYVDSTAEAARRVAGHPEEAWVAIGPQSSGRLYGLRILESGIQDYPNNFTRFISVGRPWTHPTAAAVGWKTTLLITLPSDFPGALHRVLASFADRKINLSRIESRPTKKRLGTYYFFIDAEEGLDHPGMVKAVADVEHWGCQVRRLGSYPCYTFDKIGDPRPVDNGR
- the thrB gene encoding homoserine kinase, with product MDPFQPFEVRVPGSSANLGSGFDSIGMAVNRFLHLRFSPAEELTVTAETESLREVMGKGDNLIVQVMREVFQSVGQPFPPFRMEVETGIPLMRGLGSSAAAIVGGLMAANHLLGNPFTSQELFRQAVRREGHPDNVGPSLFGGVVIASWDGEEVHALQGPLPPFSLVAAIPKVPLATSRSREALPARLDFAEAVLASSRANLLTAALFAGDWDAFGIGLRDRFHQPYRSSLVPGLDRVLQGAVRHGALGAALSGAGPTMVAFTFDPEPVRQFVAEVFRGEGIPVQVLTLHPEAEGAAVRLTEGMGS
- the thrC gene encoding threonine synthase — translated: MMNPGLIQRYREFLPVTDGTPPLTLHEGDTPLIHARRLSEEWGIDLRLKVEGFNPTGSFKDRGMVMAIAKAAEAGSQAVICASTGNTSASAAAYAARMGLRCIVVIPDGYVALGKLSQAVMYGAEVLAVQGNFDQALEIVREIAADDSVTLVNSVNPHRIEGQKTGAFEICDQWGEAPDVLAIPVGNAGNITAYWKGFREYREAGRSGKLPRMCGFEAEGAAAIVRGERVEQPETVATAIRIGNPASWKTAVAAADESGGQIDSVTDGEILEAYRELAQKEGVFAEPASAASLAGVKKLRRSGKIPEGARVACILTGNGLKDPTTAMEAVAVKPRVLPCDREAVMEAVTGRGG